In Aquiflexum balticum DSM 16537, a single genomic region encodes these proteins:
- a CDS encoding T9SS type A sorting domain-containing protein: MKNFTLITFFIMMAVFSVKAQSQMNLPVTFDDPEVNYGIVGFGGADDSAIVEDPTDANNKVARVTKTAVAELWAGATVTAVTNNVQTGFASRIPFTATQTKMSVRVWSPDAGIQVRLKVEDHLDPTKSVETEATTTVANGWQILTFDFANQAAGTSALNLSLNYNKASIFFNFGVTGAEAGEKTYYFDDMVFITEGDGGDGGNSGNSGPVFPVTFEEDVTWTEVITNFDGGELTVVDNPDTNGNPSAKVGKMVKNAGQPWGGSFMLMGENIDLSAGTAFTVAVWAPRANTKMLFKIENENDGAQAFEQELTIAESNQWVDVTFDMGGANRAFTYKKVVMIFDLGTVGDGSAGFTWYVDNIRQVAGNGGGDGGNNTLNLPVTFDEELDYGLTDFGGNASEIIVDPTDAANKVAKSVKTAESELWAGTTVGGTAGFASAIPFASGATKMSLRVWSPTAGIPVRLKVEASNDPTISVETEATVTVASQWQTLTFDFANQAEGTEAINFSRSYNKASVFFNFGTTGAAAGEQTYYWDDLVFGSDDDGGDGGNSGSSGPVFPVTFEEDITWTEVITNFDGGELTVVDNPDTNGNPSAKVGRMVKNAGQPWGGSFMMMGENIDFSAGTAFTVAVWAPRANTKMLFKIENENDGAQAFEQELTIAESNQWVDVTFDMGGANRAFTYKKVVMIFDLGTVGDGSAGFTWYVDNIRQGEGNGNGGGEVGENLIINGDFASGLNSWTPFIADFAGVSATVAATEGEASITGIAGAGGEIWHVQFNQIFTAAQIEALEVGQDYIAKFDARSSVASRSLRLYFGEDGGGFAGVSVTDHTLNTEMQTIEVPFNLGNKYGAMKFGFEMGLSNDPVFIRNVSLTKVDGGGNGGGGNTNLGLPVTFDEDLDYGLTDFGGNASEIVVDPTDAANKVAKSVKSAEAELWAGTTVGGTAGFASAIPFASGATKMSLRVWSPTAGIPVRIKVEASNDPTISVETEATVTVASQWQTLTFDFANQAAGTEAINFSRSYNKASVFFNFGTTGAVAGEQTYYWDDLVFGSDDDGGSGGSSGPVFPVTFEEDITWTEVITNFDGGELTVVDNPDTNGNSSAKVGRMVKNAGQPWGGSFMMMGENIDLSTSTQFTVAVWAPRANTKMLFKIENENDGAQAFEQELTIAESNQWVDVTFDMGGANRAFTYKKVVMIFDLGTVGDGSAGFTWYVDNIRQGEGNGNGGGEVGENLIINGDFAAGLNSWTPFIADFAGVSATVAASEGEASITNIAGAGGQIWHVQFNQIFTAAQIEALEVGQDYIAKFDARSSVAGRALRLYFGEDGGGFAGVSVTDHTLNTEMQTIEVPFNLGNKYGAMKFGFEMGLSNDPVFISNVSLTKVDGVGGGDTKLELPVTFDTEFDYGLTDFGGNASEIVVDPTNGGNIVAKSVKSAEAELWAGTTLGGTAGFASAIPFAEGATKMSLRVWSPTAGIPIRIKVEDSNDPTISVETEATVTVASQWQTLIFDFANQAAGTEAINFSRNYNKASVFFNFGTTGAVAGEQTYYWDDMVFGELVQEEQVITFPEIEDKTLGDAPFNLNASSTSGLVISFSSDNNNVSISGGVATLVNPGRTSITASQSGNLEFFPAAPVSHSFCINPAKPVISVTGQGSEEVTLTSSSATGNQWFLDGVLIADATGSSIVVSTLGTYTVQVSIDDCVSQLSEEVTLIVSSARFQQIRELTAFPNPVENYLHVRGLSGPLGNSEMIDMAGRSTTIVFEELENGYQADVSRLSPGIYLLRLQQGNKNYSLKIIKK, from the coding sequence ATGAAAAATTTTACATTGATTACCTTTTTCATCATGATGGCTGTTTTTAGTGTGAAAGCGCAGTCTCAGATGAACCTTCCCGTAACCTTTGATGATCCTGAAGTCAATTATGGCATAGTAGGATTTGGAGGTGCGGATGACTCTGCCATCGTAGAAGACCCTACAGATGCCAACAACAAAGTAGCTAGGGTTACCAAAACTGCTGTTGCTGAACTTTGGGCAGGAGCGACAGTAACAGCCGTTACAAATAATGTACAGACAGGTTTTGCAAGTAGGATTCCATTTACTGCAACTCAAACAAAAATGTCGGTCAGGGTTTGGTCACCTGATGCAGGTATTCAGGTCCGGTTGAAAGTAGAGGATCATCTTGATCCTACAAAATCAGTAGAAACTGAAGCAACAACCACTGTAGCCAATGGTTGGCAGATCCTTACCTTTGATTTTGCCAATCAGGCAGCAGGTACATCGGCTTTAAATCTTTCACTGAATTATAATAAAGCCTCCATCTTTTTTAATTTTGGAGTTACCGGAGCCGAAGCCGGGGAAAAAACCTACTATTTTGATGATATGGTATTCATCACGGAAGGTGATGGCGGAGATGGTGGCAATAGTGGAAATTCAGGACCTGTATTTCCTGTTACTTTTGAAGAGGATGTTACTTGGACTGAGGTGATCACCAATTTTGACGGAGGAGAACTTACAGTTGTGGACAATCCGGACACCAATGGAAACCCAAGTGCCAAAGTAGGCAAGATGGTAAAAAATGCCGGACAGCCTTGGGGTGGTTCTTTTATGTTGATGGGTGAAAACATTGACCTATCCGCAGGCACAGCATTTACAGTTGCAGTATGGGCACCGCGTGCCAATACCAAAATGCTGTTCAAGATAGAAAACGAAAATGACGGTGCTCAGGCCTTCGAACAGGAACTGACAATCGCCGAATCGAATCAGTGGGTTGATGTGACCTTTGATATGGGGGGCGCCAACAGAGCATTCACTTACAAGAAGGTGGTTATGATATTTGATCTGGGCACAGTGGGTGACGGATCGGCAGGATTTACCTGGTATGTGGATAACATTCGTCAAGTTGCTGGAAACGGAGGCGGAGACGGCGGAAATAATACCCTCAACCTTCCTGTTACTTTTGATGAAGAGCTTGATTACGGACTTACGGATTTCGGTGGCAACGCCTCAGAGATAATAGTCGACCCTACAGATGCAGCCAACAAAGTGGCCAAGTCTGTTAAGACAGCTGAGTCAGAACTTTGGGCAGGTACCACAGTAGGAGGAACAGCGGGATTTGCAAGTGCGATTCCTTTTGCCAGCGGTGCTACCAAAATGAGCCTTAGGGTATGGTCGCCAACAGCCGGGATTCCTGTAAGACTAAAAGTGGAAGCGTCCAATGACCCTACCATTAGTGTCGAGACCGAAGCGACGGTGACCGTTGCTTCTCAATGGCAGACACTCACCTTTGACTTTGCCAATCAGGCAGAAGGTACCGAAGCCATTAATTTCTCAAGAAGCTACAACAAAGCATCTGTGTTCTTCAATTTCGGAACAACCGGTGCCGCGGCAGGTGAGCAGACCTATTATTGGGATGATTTGGTTTTCGGTTCGGATGATGATGGCGGAGACGGAGGAAACAGTGGCAGTTCAGGACCTGTATTCCCTGTTACTTTTGAAGAGGATATTACCTGGACTGAGGTGATCACAAATTTTGACGGAGGAGAACTTACTGTAGTGGACAATCCCGACACCAATGGAAACCCAAGTGCCAAAGTGGGTAGGATGGTAAAAAATGCCGGACAGCCATGGGGCGGTTCATTTATGATGATGGGTGAAAATATTGACTTTTCCGCAGGCACAGCATTTACAGTTGCCGTTTGGGCACCGCGTGCCAATACCAAAATGCTGTTTAAGATTGAAAATGAAAATGACGGTGCACAGGCCTTTGAACAGGAACTGACAATCGCCGAATCGAATCAGTGGGTTGATGTCACCTTTGATATGGGCGGTGCCAACAGGGCATTCACTTACAAGAAGGTGGTTATGATATTTGATTTGGGCACAGTGGGTGACGGATCGGCAGGATTTACCTGGTATGTTGATAATATCCGTCAGGGTGAAGGAAATGGAAATGGAGGAGGAGAAGTTGGAGAAAACCTGATCATCAATGGGGACTTTGCCTCTGGTCTGAATTCATGGACACCGTTCATTGCAGATTTTGCAGGAGTAAGTGCAACGGTAGCAGCAACTGAGGGTGAAGCTTCCATTACCGGTATTGCAGGTGCAGGAGGAGAGATCTGGCATGTACAGTTCAATCAGATCTTCACAGCTGCACAGATAGAGGCGCTTGAGGTAGGGCAGGATTATATTGCCAAATTTGATGCCAGGTCATCTGTTGCCAGCAGGTCTCTGCGCCTTTACTTCGGTGAAGATGGAGGAGGTTTTGCCGGCGTAAGTGTCACTGATCATACTCTGAACACTGAAATGCAGACCATTGAAGTTCCATTCAACTTGGGCAACAAATACGGAGCCATGAAGTTTGGTTTCGAAATGGGATTGAGCAACGATCCGGTCTTTATCAGAAATGTTTCACTCACGAAAGTTGATGGTGGCGGTAATGGGGGTGGTGGAAACACCAATCTTGGGCTGCCAGTCACATTTGATGAGGACCTGGATTACGGACTGACCGATTTTGGTGGCAACGCCTCTGAGATAGTTGTTGATCCTACAGATGCAGCCAACAAAGTGGCCAAATCTGTCAAGTCAGCAGAAGCTGAACTTTGGGCAGGAACAACAGTGGGAGGAACAGCAGGATTTGCAAGTGCGATTCCTTTTGCCAGCGGTGCAACAAAAATGAGCCTGAGGGTATGGTCGCCAACAGCGGGTATCCCAGTAAGAATCAAGGTAGAAGCGTCCAATGATCCTACCATTAGTGTGGAAACCGAAGCTACGGTGACTGTTGCCTCTCAATGGCAGACACTCACTTTTGACTTTGCCAATCAGGCAGCAGGTACCGAAGCCATTAATTTCTCAAGAAGCTACAATAAGGCATCCGTGTTCTTCAATTTCGGAACAACGGGAGCCGTGGCTGGTGAGCAGACTTATTACTGGGATGATTTGGTATTTGGTTCGGACGATGATGGCGGAAGCGGTGGAAGTTCAGGTCCTGTATTCCCTGTTACTTTTGAAGAGGATATTACCTGGACTGAGGTGATCACCAATTTTGACGGAGGTGAACTTACAGTAGTTGATAATCCGGATACCAATGGAAACTCAAGCGCCAAAGTGGGCAGAATGGTAAAAAATGCCGGACAGCCTTGGGGCGGCTCATTTATGATGATGGGTGAAAACATTGACCTTTCTACCAGTACACAATTTACAGTTGCCGTATGGGCACCGCGTGCCAATACCAAAATGCTGTTCAAGATAGAAAATGAAAATGACGGTGCTCAGGCCTTTGAACAGGAACTGACAATCGCCGAATCGAATCAGTGGGTTGATGTCACCTTTGATATGGGCGGTGCCAACAGGGCATTCACTTACAAGAAGGTGGTTATGATATTTGATCTGGGCACAGTGGGTGACGGATCGGCAGGATTTACCTGGTATGTTGATAATATCCGTCAGGGTGAAGGAAATGGAAATGGAGGCGGAGAAGTTGGAGAAAACCTGATCATCAATGGGGACTTTGCCGCTGGTCTGAATTCATGGACACCGTTCATTGCGGATTTTGCAGGAGTAAGTGCAACGGTAGCAGCATCTGAGGGTGAAGCTTCAATTACCAATATAGCAGGAGCAGGAGGTCAAATTTGGCATGTACAGTTCAACCAGATCTTCACAGCTGCACAGATAGAGGCACTTGAAGTAGGGCAGGACTATATTGCTAAATTTGATGCCAGGTCATCTGTTGCAGGCAGAGCATTGCGCCTTTACTTCGGTGAAGACGGAGGAGGTTTTGCCGGTGTAAGTGTCACGGACCATACCCTGAACACTGAAATGCAGACCATTGAAGTTCCTTTTAATCTAGGAAACAAATATGGAGCCATGAAGTTTGGTTTCGAGATGGGATTGAGCAACGATCCGGTCTTTATCAGCAACGTTTCACTTACGAAAGTTGATGGTGTCGGCGGTGGAGACACCAAACTAGAATTGCCAGTTACGTTTGATACAGAATTTGATTACGGACTGACCGATTTCGGTGGCAATGCCTCTGAGATAGTTGTTGATCCGACCAATGGAGGTAATATTGTGGCCAAGTCCGTCAAGTCTGCAGAAGCAGAGCTTTGGGCAGGAACAACATTGGGAGGAACAGCGGGATTTGCCAGTGCGATTCCTTTTGCAGAAGGTGCTACCAAAATGAGTCTTAGGGTATGGTCGCCTACAGCAGGAATCCCAATAAGAATCAAAGTAGAAGATTCCAATGATCCTACTATCAGTGTGGAAACCGAAGCTACGGTAACTGTGGCATCTCAATGGCAGACGCTCATCTTTGACTTTGCCAATCAGGCAGCAGGTACCGAGGCCATTAATTTCTCAAGAAACTACAACAAGGCATCCGTGTTCTTCAATTTCGGAACAACGGGAGCTGTAGCAGGGGAGCAGACTTATTATTGGGATGATATGGTTTTTGGTGAGTTGGTTCAAGAAGAGCAAGTAATCACATTCCCGGAGATTGAAGACAAAACTTTAGGAGACGCGCCATTTAATTTAAATGCAAGTTCAACTTCAGGTTTGGTAATTTCATTTAGTTCTGACAATAACAATGTTTCAATTTCTGGAGGTGTAGCTACTTTGGTAAATCCAGGAAGAACCTCAATCACTGCCAGCCAATCTGGAAATCTTGAATTTTTCCCAGCTGCTCCGGTCAGCCATAGCTTCTGTATAAATCCTGCCAAGCCCGTTATTTCTGTAACAGGACAGGGTTCAGAAGAAGTTACTTTGACCTCAAGTTCAGCTACAGGAAATCAGTGGTTCCTTGATGGTGTATTGATTGCTGATGCAACTGGCTCATCTATCGTAGTCTCAACTTTAGGAACCTATACTGTTCAGGTGTCTATCGATGATTGTGTCAGTCAATTGTCTGAAGAAGTCACATTGATTGTAAGCAGTGCCAGATTCCAACAGATAAGGGAACTTACAGCCTTCCCAAATCCAGTGGAAAACTACCTTCATGTTAGGGGATTAAGTGGTCCTTTAGGAAATTCTGAAATGATAGATATGGCGGGTCGTTCCACAACCATAGTATTTGAAGAGTTGGAGAATGGATATCAGGCTGATGTCTCAAGACTATCTCCTGGAATTTATCTGTTAAGGTTACAGCAGGGAAATAAAAATTATTCATTGAAAATAATTAAGAAATAA
- a CDS encoding cold-shock protein, giving the protein MSKSRETFNKKEKEKLRLKKKKEKEEKKEARKSNETADYEDMIAYVDEDGNITSTPPDPTKKRKIDVESIQIGTSKQVEGEDDGAPKTGKVTFFNESKGYGFIKDDQTQESLFVHFKSCIDPIKENDKVTYDTEKTPKGLSAIEVKLVK; this is encoded by the coding sequence ATGTCAAAATCAAGAGAAACCTTCAACAAAAAGGAAAAAGAAAAATTAAGACTGAAAAAGAAAAAGGAAAAGGAAGAGAAAAAAGAAGCCCGAAAGTCCAATGAAACAGCAGACTACGAGGATATGATTGCTTATGTGGATGAAGATGGCAATATAACTTCTACTCCTCCAGATCCAACCAAAAAAAGAAAGATTGATGTTGAAAGTATTCAGATAGGCACCTCCAAGCAAGTTGAAGGTGAAGATGATGGCGCTCCGAAAACCGGCAAAGTGACATTTTTTAATGAGTCCAAAGGTTATGGATTCATCAAAGACGATCAAACGCAAGAAAGTCTATTTGTTCACTTCAAATCCTGTATTGATCCTATAAAAGAAAATGATAAAGTGACCTACGATACTGAAAAAACACCGAAAGGACTGAGTGCTATAGAGGTGAAATTGGTAAAGTGA
- a CDS encoding XdhC family protein yields the protein MKELQQIIQAYQRSKRSNQKAAIATVVKVDGSAYRRPGARMLITEDGELTGAISGGCLEGDALRKAQSVIFQQKSMVVTYDTTDEDDQKFGVGLGCNGIIQVLIEPIDLNEKDNPLELLKIALDDRRSSTLITVFSLKHSRSEQIGTKILKKGEKIYGTPEKIDSDLLNQILNEINYLIDKETNIIKNYPDFDDVFVLYERIKPPVQLFLFGAGNDTIPLTKMAAILGWQINLMDGRKNHATKERFPDASTIITGTPSEVVQQLHPDSNSVALLMTHNFEYELEVLNHLIPFNLPYIGILGPKKKTEKLIFRLSEKGIIVSTENIFAPTGLNLGAEGSEEIALSIIAEIKAVLNNKKPIFLRDKSGPIHEEEL from the coding sequence ATGAAAGAGCTTCAGCAAATCATCCAGGCATACCAAAGAAGTAAACGAAGCAACCAAAAAGCAGCTATTGCAACTGTTGTCAAGGTTGATGGATCGGCCTATAGGAGACCGGGCGCTAGAATGTTGATCACTGAGGACGGGGAATTAACAGGTGCCATAAGCGGAGGATGCCTCGAAGGCGATGCATTGAGAAAAGCTCAATCGGTTATTTTTCAGCAAAAGTCCATGGTAGTAACTTATGATACTACTGATGAAGATGATCAGAAATTTGGGGTAGGTCTTGGGTGTAATGGAATCATTCAGGTTTTGATCGAGCCCATTGACCTAAATGAAAAAGATAATCCATTGGAATTATTGAAAATTGCCCTGGATGACAGAAGATCAAGCACTTTGATAACTGTTTTTTCTTTGAAACATTCCCGTTCAGAACAAATAGGAACAAAAATCCTGAAAAAAGGAGAAAAGATATACGGTACTCCCGAAAAAATAGATAGTGATTTATTAAATCAAATTCTCAATGAGATTAATTATTTAATTGATAAAGAGACTAATATAATAAAAAATTATCCCGACTTTGATGATGTTTTTGTGCTTTATGAAAGGATCAAACCACCTGTTCAACTTTTTCTTTTCGGTGCAGGCAATGACACCATTCCATTGACTAAAATGGCAGCAATTTTAGGTTGGCAGATCAATTTGATGGATGGAAGAAAAAATCATGCTACAAAGGAAAGGTTTCCTGATGCATCGACAATAATAACCGGAACTCCTTCTGAAGTAGTTCAACAGCTCCACCCTGATTCCAATTCAGTTGCTTTGTTAATGACACATAACTTTGAATATGAATTAGAGGTTTTAAATCATCTCATACCATTTAACTTACCTTATATAGGGATTTTGGGACCGAAAAAGAAGACTGAAAAACTCATTTTCAGATTATCCGAGAAAGGAATTATAGTTTCTACTGAAAACATATTTGCTCCAACTGGTTTGAATCTAGGTGCCGAAGGTTCAGAGGAAATTGCTTTGTCCATAATCGCAGAAATAAAAGCCGTGCTCAACAATAAAAAACCAATTTTTCTGAGAGATAAATCCGGTCCTATACATGAAGAAGAATTATGA
- a CDS encoding nucleotidyltransferase family protein, producing the protein MKPVKTGIIILAAGSSSRLGQPKQLLKYQGKTLIRRAIDTALECKSDASVLVIGANFELIKKEVQDTNVDIVINHVWETGMASGMQMGLNFLDNKIAPDQVILMLCDQPFVDSELLNNMIGKQTVTSKGIIACHYNGTFGVPALFTSKYFPELIELRGSEGAKKVIYAHLDDMEKMDFPNAAIDIDTPEDYLRLTRGD; encoded by the coding sequence ATGAAACCGGTGAAAACAGGAATTATAATTTTGGCTGCAGGAAGTTCTTCCCGACTCGGTCAACCAAAACAGCTTTTAAAGTATCAGGGAAAGACATTGATCAGAAGGGCAATTGATACGGCCTTGGAATGTAAGTCTGATGCCAGTGTTCTAGTTATAGGAGCCAATTTTGAATTAATAAAAAAAGAAGTTCAGGATACAAATGTTGATATTGTTATCAACCATGTTTGGGAGACGGGCATGGCTTCAGGGATGCAAATGGGTCTGAATTTTTTGGACAATAAAATTGCTCCTGATCAGGTTATTTTAATGCTTTGTGATCAGCCCTTTGTGGATTCAGAACTCCTAAATAACATGATTGGAAAACAAACTGTAACAAGTAAAGGAATAATTGCTTGTCATTATAATGGTACTTTTGGAGTTCCTGCTCTTTTTACAAGTAAGTATTTTCCTGAATTAATTGAATTAAGAGGTTCAGAAGGGGCCAAAAAAGTAATTTATGCCCATCTTGACGATATGGAAAAAATGGACTTCCCAAATGCCGCTATTGATATTGATACCCCGGAAGATTACTTGAGATTGACTAGAGGGGATTAG
- a CDS encoding cysteine desulfurase family protein, whose translation MKYPIYLDYNATTPCAKEVIEAMLPWFGEHFGNAASKSHPYGWVAEDAVETAREQIANLIGAKTKEIVFTSGATESINLALKGIFEFYNGQKQHYITCQTEHKAVLDTLKSLESKGAEVTYLPVNQFGEIDLNELKSNIRPHTKMLAFMWANNETGLIHPMSDLIKLAGEHDLILFADAVQAAGKIPISTSGIHLMAISAHKMYGPKGVGALYIRHNHHLPKPLSLIDGGGHEKGFRSGTLNVPGIVGFGKAAQLRSKRLIEDAERLCLLRDALEKKILGIEGTTLNGSQTQRLSHVSNISFSGVEGEELLKRVNREIAVSSGSACTSILPKPSHVLAAMGLDSDLGRASIRFSLGKDTTENDIEFAAEYIEAVVKELRASNPL comes from the coding sequence ATGAAATACCCCATTTATTTAGATTATAATGCAACTACTCCCTGTGCTAAGGAAGTCATTGAAGCCATGTTGCCCTGGTTTGGAGAACATTTTGGCAATGCTGCCAGCAAGAGTCATCCTTACGGTTGGGTAGCAGAAGATGCCGTGGAGACAGCTAGAGAACAAATTGCCAATCTGATTGGGGCGAAGACAAAGGAAATTGTTTTTACATCCGGTGCCACTGAATCCATTAACCTCGCACTAAAAGGCATTTTTGAATTTTATAATGGACAAAAACAACATTATATCACCTGTCAAACTGAGCATAAAGCAGTTTTGGATACCTTAAAGTCTTTGGAGTCAAAAGGGGCGGAGGTCACTTATCTTCCTGTAAATCAGTTTGGTGAGATTGATTTGAATGAATTGAAATCAAACATTCGACCCCACACTAAAATGCTTGCTTTTATGTGGGCCAATAACGAAACCGGACTTATTCATCCTATGTCGGATTTGATAAAATTGGCAGGAGAGCATGACTTAATACTTTTTGCGGATGCAGTTCAGGCTGCTGGAAAGATCCCGATCTCGACATCGGGAATACATTTAATGGCTATTTCTGCGCATAAAATGTATGGTCCAAAAGGTGTTGGCGCTCTCTATATCCGCCATAACCATCATTTACCTAAACCCTTGTCATTGATCGACGGGGGAGGTCATGAAAAGGGATTTAGGAGTGGGACTTTGAATGTACCTGGAATAGTAGGCTTTGGAAAAGCCGCACAATTAAGATCCAAAAGATTGATCGAGGATGCAGAAAGGCTGTGTTTGCTCAGAGATGCACTGGAAAAAAAGATATTAGGCATAGAAGGTACCACCTTAAATGGAAGTCAAACCCAAAGGCTTTCCCATGTCAGCAATATTTCATTTTCGGGAGTGGAAGGGGAGGAATTGCTCAAGAGAGTAAACAGAGAAATTGCAGTTAGCTCAGGATCAGCTTGTACCAGTATTTTGCCCAAGCCCTCTCATGTCTTGGCAGCAATGGGGCTTGATTCAGATTTGGGAAGGGCCTCAATCCGATTCAGCTTGGGAAAGGACACTACTGAAAATGATATTGAGTTCGCAGCTGAATATATTGAAGCAGTGGTGAAAGAACTAAGGGCTTCTAATCCCCTCTAG
- a CDS encoding xanthine dehydrogenase family protein molybdopterin-binding subunit, producing MANLTKTNRRDFLKIAGTTAGGLFIGFNWSSCDSPKVQVLSDAEVLSQVHEFNAYLSISPTGDIVIYSPNPELGQNIITSFPMIVAEELDADWNKVRVFQAALDNEKYDRQLTGGSGAMPHSWERLRKAGATARHLLVAAAAEKLQVPATELTTEKGEIFHNGKKKFSYGEMVTDASKLTAPEEVSLKDPKDFKIIGTPVKNVKGKEIYTGQPLFGLDFYREGMVNAMITRPPFGMKIKSVDDSAARSVAGVSDVIVFNNKVAVIGESTWPLIKAKNKLRIEYEPDGTVESSFDHDRIFKELLESKDARVMRKDGDVETAFKNAAQVITSEYQCPFLSHSPMEPQNFFAHVKGDKVELIGPTQTPDRARMETSRLLDIPKENITVELTRLGGGFGRRLAADFVVEAAELSKMLDKPVKVTWSREDDMTGGAYRPAVRYRFQAALDDQGNMIGYKLRGVGINAGNSTRENNFPSGSVDNLLIENVEHKSPITTNAWRAPITNFLAYAEQSFLDEVALAAKKDPVKMRLDLLDRAKNNPVGEIHYDIDRMRGVIQTAAEKSNWGKNKDVMQGFSVYFSHRSYVAQVANIEMENGQPVLKKITAATDCGTVVHPTGANQQVRGGIVDGMGHAMFTNMTFENGLPKQKNFDTYRLIRMKEVPEIDVHYVDSGYDPTGLGEPALPPTGGAIANAIFAATGRRIRTQPFIEQKEFSDIKLQIKRT from the coding sequence ATGGCAAATCTAACAAAAACAAATAGGAGGGACTTTCTAAAAATTGCTGGAACCACAGCAGGGGGTCTATTTATAGGTTTCAATTGGTCCAGCTGTGATTCCCCAAAAGTCCAGGTGCTATCCGATGCGGAAGTGCTTTCGCAGGTTCATGAATTCAATGCCTATCTATCCATTTCTCCAACTGGAGACATCGTCATATACTCTCCCAATCCTGAACTGGGTCAAAATATCATTACCTCATTTCCGATGATTGTTGCAGAAGAACTTGATGCTGATTGGAACAAGGTAAGGGTATTTCAGGCAGCTTTGGACAATGAAAAATATGACCGACAACTTACCGGAGGCTCCGGGGCCATGCCTCATTCTTGGGAAAGATTGAGAAAAGCAGGTGCAACGGCAAGGCATTTATTAGTTGCGGCGGCGGCTGAAAAACTTCAAGTTCCGGCTACTGAATTGACCACTGAAAAAGGGGAGATTTTTCATAATGGAAAGAAGAAATTCTCTTATGGTGAAATGGTGACTGATGCTTCAAAATTAACCGCACCCGAGGAAGTAAGTTTGAAGGATCCTAAAGACTTTAAAATCATTGGAACCCCGGTCAAAAATGTCAAGGGGAAGGAGATTTATACAGGCCAACCGCTTTTTGGCTTGGATTTTTACAGAGAGGGGATGGTCAATGCAATGATTACACGACCTCCTTTTGGAATGAAGATCAAATCCGTGGATGATTCGGCAGCAAGATCTGTTGCAGGTGTTTCCGATGTAATTGTCTTCAATAATAAAGTAGCAGTTATTGGTGAGTCTACATGGCCCCTGATTAAAGCTAAAAACAAGCTTAGAATTGAGTATGAACCTGATGGAACTGTGGAAAGCAGTTTTGATCATGATCGTATATTTAAAGAGCTTCTTGAAAGTAAAGACGCTAGGGTCATGCGAAAAGACGGTGATGTGGAAACAGCCTTCAAAAATGCGGCCCAAGTAATCACCAGTGAGTATCAATGCCCGTTTTTATCCCATTCACCTATGGAACCCCAAAATTTCTTTGCACATGTCAAAGGAGATAAGGTGGAATTAATAGGTCCCACACAAACACCTGATAGGGCAAGAATGGAGACATCGAGGCTCCTCGATATTCCTAAGGAAAACATTACAGTGGAATTGACAAGACTTGGTGGTGGTTTTGGTAGAAGACTGGCTGCTGATTTTGTGGTTGAAGCAGCCGAATTGTCAAAAATGCTTGATAAACCTGTAAAGGTAACTTGGAGCAGAGAGGATGATATGACAGGCGGTGCATATAGACCTGCAGTCAGGTATAGATTCCAGGCAGCATTGGATGATCAAGGAAACATGATCGGATATAAACTCCGGGGTGTTGGTATCAATGCAGGTAATTCTACCCGTGAAAATAACTTCCCCTCAGGTTCTGTTGATAATCTTTTGATTGAAAATGTCGAGCACAAGTCGCCAATTACGACTAATGCATGGAGAGCGCCAATAACAAATTTCCTGGCCTATGCAGAGCAATCATTTCTGGATGAAGTGGCTTTGGCTGCCAAAAAAGACCCTGTCAAAATGCGATTGGACCTCTTGGACAGAGCCAAAAACAATCCTGTAGGTGAAATTCATTATGACATTGATAGAATGCGGGGTGTTATCCAAACCGCCGCAGAAAAATCCAATTGGGGTAAAAATAAAGATGTGATGCAAGGATTCAGCGTCTATTTCTCACACAGATCCTATGTCGCCCAAGTTGCGAATATAGAAATGGAAAATGGCCAGCCTGTCCTGAAAAAAATCACTGCAGCTACTGATTGCGGCACTGTGGTCCATCCAACAGGTGCAAACCAGCAAGTACGTGGTGGCATTGTGGATGGAATGGGCCATGCCATGTTTACCAATATGACTTTCGAAAATGGACTTCCCAAACAAAAGAATTTTGATACTTACAGACTAATCAGAATGAAGGAAGTACCTGAAATAGATGTGCATTATGTGGATAGTGGATATGACCCAACCGGATTGGGTGAGCCTGCACTTCCGCCAACAGGTGGAGCAATTGCCAACGCAATCTTTGCAGCCACAGGACGCAGGATCAGAACGCAGCCATTTATAGAACAAAAAGAATTCTCAGATATCAAACTACAGATAAAGAGAACTTAA